GCATCCGGCCGCGACCGGTACCTTCCGGCAGCCGACGTCCGTGCGGCCGCTGCCCACCCACAGCATCCGGATCGGGCGCGCCCCCGACAACGACGTGGTCGTCGCCGACCTCGTCGTCTCCCGGCGGCACGCCGAACTCCGCGCCCATCCCGACGGCACCTACTGGATCCACGACCTCGGCAGCCACAACGGCACCTTCCTCAACGGCGCTCCCGTCGTCGACGCCCGGGTGACGTCGGAGGACATCGTCGGCATCGGCCGGGCCGCGTTCTGTCTGATCGGCGGGCAGCTCGTCGAGTTCACCGACACCGGCGAGGTGTCCCTCGACGTCCGCTCGCTCGCGGTGACCGTCGACCACGGGCGCAAGACCCTCCTCGACGAGGTGTCGTTCCCGGTGGGCCAGAAGTGCCTGCTCGCGGTCGTCGGCCCGTCCGGTGCCGGGAAGTCGACGCTCCTGGGCGCGCTCACCGGCCAGCGTCCGGCCGACCGGGGCACGGTGCTCTACGACGGCCGTGACCTCTACCGGGACTACGCCGAGCTGCGCCAGCGCATCGGGCTCGTCCCGCAGGACGACATCCTGCACCTCCAGCTGACCGTCCGCCGGGCCCTCGGGTACGCCGCCGAACTCCGCTTCCCCGAGGACACCGTGGCGTCCGAACGGCGGGCCCGGGTCGACGAGGTGATCCGGGAGCTCGGACTCGTGGAGCGCGCCGAGCAGCCGATCCACAGCCTCTCCGGCGGCCAGCGCAAGCGGGTCAGCGTCGCCCTCGAACTGCTCACGAAGCCCTCCCTGCTCTTCCTCGACGAGCCGACCTCGGGTCTCGACCCGGGCATGGACCGCTCCGTGATGCACATGCTGCGCGGGCTCGCGGACGACGGCCGCACGGTCGTCGTGGTCACCCACAGCGTGCTCAGCCTCGACGTGTGCGACCGGCTGCTCGTGCTCGCGCCGGGCGGCCGGGTCGCGTACTACGGGCCGCCCGCCGACACCCTCGGCTTCTTCGGCTTCGAGCAGTGGCCGGAGGCCTTCGAGGCCTTCGAGAACGACCGGGACCGCGACTGGGCCGAGCAGTACCGGGCCTCCCGCTTCCACCGCCGGTACGTCGCGGACCCGATGGCCCACCCCGACACCCCCGCGCCCGCCGTGCCCGCCGGCGCCCCCGGGCCCGCCGACGGCCGGGCGGCCGCGGAGCCCGGGCCGCCGCCGAAGGCGCAGAGCTGGGGCTCCCAGCTGCGGACGCTCGTGCGCCGGTACGCGGCGGCGCTCTCCGCCGACCGGACCTTCCTCGCCATCATGATCGCCCTGCCGTTCGTGATGGGCGCGATGGCCCGGGCCCTGTCCGAGGGCAGCCTCAACCCCGAGTCGACGCTGAACGTGCTGCTCATCCTCTGCGTGGGCGGGGTCCTCACGGGCGCGGCGAACGCGGTGCGCGAACTGGTCAAGGAGCGCACGATCTACCGGCGCGAGAGAGCCGTCGGCCTGTCCCGCTCCGCCTACCTCGCCTCCAAGGTGGTGGTCCTCGGACTGATCACGGTCGTGCAGGCGGTGGTCCTGACCCTGGTCGCCCTGATCGGCGTGCCGCTGAACGTGCCCGGCGGCAAGGGCGTCCTGATGCCGCCGCTCGTGGAGATCACCCTCGCCGTCGCGCTCCTCGCCTTCACGGCGATGATGCTCGGTCTGCTGGTCTCGGCGCTCGTCCGCAAGGAGGAGGTGACGATGCCGCTGCTCGTCCTCCTCGCGATCGTGCAGGTGGTGTTCTGCGGGGCGCTCCTGAAGGTGCGCGGCACGCCCGTCCTGGAGCAGCTGGCCTGGCTGGTGCCCTCGCGGTGGGCG
The DNA window shown above is from Streptomyces vietnamensis and carries:
- a CDS encoding FHA domain-containing protein, with the translated sequence MAERPVVPAAPDLVLEIDGDATLMNPSRVYRIGRDPTSDIVLQDARASWHHAVLSAAGGHWTLVDEGSTNGTFADGLRVVRPREVGPGTVVRFGHPADGPRAVLLTGTPAEPAGPRVVPAEPRVVPEPPEFRPEPAPEPPLDSRPKSAPEPPPHSRPEPAPEPWPAPEPEDPPLLPPPPPPEAVRDLPPEAAVAPVREPPPEAPPLPLPEPSAVGHGRPVTPRPPSVRHPAATGTFRQPTSVRPLPTHSIRIGRAPDNDVVVADLVVSRRHAELRAHPDGTYWIHDLGSHNGTFLNGAPVVDARVTSEDIVGIGRAAFCLIGGQLVEFTDTGEVSLDVRSLAVTVDHGRKTLLDEVSFPVGQKCLLAVVGPSGAGKSTLLGALTGQRPADRGTVLYDGRDLYRDYAELRQRIGLVPQDDILHLQLTVRRALGYAAELRFPEDTVASERRARVDEVIRELGLVERAEQPIHSLSGGQRKRVSVALELLTKPSLLFLDEPTSGLDPGMDRSVMHMLRGLADDGRTVVVVTHSVLSLDVCDRLLVLAPGGRVAYYGPPADTLGFFGFEQWPEAFEAFENDRDRDWAEQYRASRFHRRYVADPMAHPDTPAPAVPAGAPGPADGRAAAEPGPPPKAQSWGSQLRTLVRRYAAALSADRTFLAIMIALPFVMGAMARALSEGSLNPESTLNVLLILCVGGVLTGAANAVRELVKERTIYRRERAVGLSRSAYLASKVVVLGLITVVQAVVLTLVALIGVPLNVPGGKGVLMPPLVEITLAVALLAFTAMMLGLLVSALVRKEEVTMPLLVLLAIVQVVFCGALLKVRGTPVLEQLAWLVPSRWAFAAMGATIDIGRIAPSEKTADPLMRHTAEAWLFDMGMMVVLCLVLALAVARLLRRHEPVVMRR